The Leptospira brenneri genome includes a window with the following:
- a CDS encoding alpha/beta fold hydrolase has protein sequence MKNMGGIPCFVAMGGHNIFYWKFGNGNKKPIVFFHGLLDESFGFRRVVKELLDDGYPLYVFDLPGYGQSKLPLVKYLYQIDVWADLLLECFQKLDLKDICLVGHSMGGLTSQHLVLKDSLKIVKKLILLAPGGIPHPERERMRKILFPKTEKQVVLLLRYLYGEEFPEPGYLFRHTLVTIWNEKPNEYLQENTLRRENEIFFDSKIKEIKIPTLILAGAEDEITPPFMMKKMKSYIKKSKLVWIPKVRHAIHLEKPIVVAENIRIFYNS, from the coding sequence ATGAAAAATATGGGCGGAATCCCCTGTTTCGTAGCTATGGGTGGGCATAACATTTTTTATTGGAAATTTGGAAATGGCAACAAAAAACCCATCGTTTTTTTTCATGGTTTACTTGATGAAAGTTTTGGATTTCGAAGGGTCGTAAAAGAGTTGTTAGATGATGGATACCCACTCTATGTATTTGACTTACCTGGTTATGGTCAAAGTAAACTACCCTTAGTAAAATATTTATACCAAATTGATGTATGGGCAGATTTACTTCTTGAGTGTTTTCAAAAATTAGATCTAAAAGATATTTGTCTAGTAGGTCATTCCATGGGGGGACTTACTTCTCAACATCTAGTTCTGAAGGATTCCTTAAAAATAGTCAAAAAACTAATTCTTCTTGCTCCGGGCGGGATTCCACATCCAGAACGAGAAAGAATGCGAAAAATTCTATTTCCTAAAACCGAAAAACAGGTGGTATTACTCCTTCGTTATCTTTATGGAGAAGAATTTCCCGAACCTGGATATTTATTTCGCCATACTCTTGTTACAATTTGGAATGAAAAACCAAATGAATACTTACAAGAAAATACCTTACGTAGAGAAAATGAGATTTTTTTTGATTCAAAAATTAAAGAAATAAAAATTCCTACTTTGATACTTGCTGGAGCAGAAGACGAAATCACTCCACCGTTTATGATGAAAAAAATGAAATCTTACATCAAAAAAAGTAAATTAGTTTGGATTCCAAAGGTTAGACATGCAATCCATTTGGAGAAACCTATCGTA